GCACGAGTTCCTCGGCTTGCGATATTGTTCAATTTCCCCTTCCGTGTCTCGATTGGAGTTGAACGGTCAACGTATTGGCCCATTCAAACGTCGATTTCAGGATCCCAAACTCGGTTGACTTTCCTGTTCCTTGAAAGCGGTCATCGCAACTAATTCGATTTCCGTCCTTGTTTATTTGCAGTTGTAAATGATAAATCTCTCCCTCAGGAACTGATCCTAACCATAAGACATGACACAAACAGCTGGCCCTCCAATTTAATACTTATATTTCAAACATGCCTCCAAATTTGTGGCAGATTATACACAGTGCCCGGCTTAGATTGCTTATTCGACTAAAACAATTGATTATTTTACACTATGTGCTTACTAAGAGCGAAAGTTTCAAAGAACACGATAGGCTGAATATCAAAATATTCTTGGACGCCGGTGGTCAGGATTGTCATTGCCCTAGATAGACCTCAGAGGACTTTTTAGCATTGGCCTCCAAGCCGCCAAagttataaattaataaaaacacgATGGAAATGCAAACCGGGCAAGAGAAATGAAGGAGGGGAGGATTAGCCTCAGATCCGTCTGCGGTATATCCTACGCTGACTTGAACTGAATTGTCGGATTTACAGCAaattgggcttttttttttgtcaagattgTAAGCATATGCAGATTCATTCTATCGATTTGATTTAAAAGCAAGTTGTTGCCTACAAAAAAGGGGTTGGCTCGTATCTAGGTTCCGTGTCCTAGATGTTCGAAAGTGACTTCCAacgaatttttaattagaataaGATACTTTAACATCTAACAAGCTTACGTCATTCATGACTTGATCCCTTTGAACTTTTTCTTTGGATGATAAATCTCATTATACTATTTTGAGAGTCCATATAGTAACTCCATCACTGGCTATTAAGATTGTTACTTCATCTAGATACTCGGGTCGCTTTGCTTTACAAAAGTTATCCAAGGAGAAGAAGTTTTTCTCCAAAATCTCACAAAGGATAGTTACTTCGTGCTTATCGCAAAATTGATGGAATTATATAAATATAGTCTATCttccaaaattaaatattagaaattgtgcgataagaagagaaaataattgaGACAATCACAGCccccattaaaaatgaaaaaagttacAGTATGAACAAGGGTCCGTACATCTTCCATCCATCTAAAGCGTTAAATTTGTCGAATTTTATGTTAAATTTGAAGGGACATATTAGTTTTGATGGTAGAAATGGACTCAAAGGTCATGCATCTGATCCGTGCAATGACATCTCCAATCACAATAATGACAATGATCCATTACCTTTCAAACAACGAAAGCAATGAACAAAGtcatatttaattgaaaaaggtCATCGAAATTGCCAAAAATTAGGATCCattctgaaaaaataaaaactttcaatcaAAGAGTAGCAACTGGTCCTTTAGACCATGGATTTTTGTACCATTTCTTGATCCTTCCGTGGTCCACATAAACTCTCtcatatattcattttctttcatataaGCAACATGCTTCCAAAAGGGCGAAAGTGccctccaaaaaggaaaaactgaaatttTGCTACATATCGGCAGAGATGGGGTTTTTTTCCCCGGTTctgcaataattttttatttaattattctgcTAATAACTGAATTTTAGAACAACATGTATTTATGTATTTACACAACCGAATCTCCAATCACAAGAGCCCAGTGTACGAGGCAGACGTTTGGTCCAAAACAGGATCGGCGTTGATTAACATGTCCCAACTGAAGTCTTCATCTTTCCAAAAGCCAAAACTGTCGTTGCTGTTGTTATCTTCGCAGAAATCGCCCTGAGGCCAGTCCATGAACGGCAAATGCAGGTCCTCGAATATTTTGTTGTCCTCCCAGGACGATGATGGTGAAGTCGAATACGAAGAggacgatgaagaagaagaagggactAAGATCTCAGATGGGTCAATGAGTGGGACGTCATCTGAGCAGAGGAAGCTGTTGATGGCCTCCATTGCATCATCAAGcgtgcttctttcttcttcttttgactcAGTCATCGTCGGTGGTGACTCGAGATCGACCTTGTTGCGGTCTGTCTGGGACGAAGCATCATTGGTGGATGATGATAAGGTTGGTTCTGGATCAGTTGATTCTTGGGGATGGGTCTGGGCTGCTTGGGGGGGTTGTTGATCGGTTGTGTTGTCGTTGTTGGTGACTAATGGCTTGTGAGTGAGAGGATCAATGCCCATCTTCTTGAGCTTCTTCTTGATGTGAGTGTTCCAGTGATTCTTGATCTCATTGTCTGTTCTTCCCGGGAGGTGAGAGGCTATTTTCGACCATCTATTACAACACCGCAAGAATTGACCCATGAACATTAGTTTGCAAGATAGCTGTACTTTCAAAATTATTGTAACTTTacttttctcaaaattaaaatgatggaagaaaggaaaagtcaatcGGCACTGTTCATATTATTGTTTTTAAGTGGACTAGATTGATTATTTCAAAGATGATGTTACACGGGCCAAATCGTAAATTACATAAGAAGACTTTATTctaaccttttcttttggaaaagagAGTGATGATTTTTATCCTAATCGAAAGTTGTTTGTTCTAGATAATTTCGTCggattaaatttttaattgaacgAGAAGATAATTTTACAAGCACTATACATATATGTGTATATGTATGCCTATATCTAAAAGTACGGAAATCATTGGATGTGGTGGTTCCATCAGGAGCTAGATGTAAACTGGGCTGCATACAATAATTTTTTGCAATTCAACTAAGCGATGATACTGAGAGAAAGAAAACCAGtaataatgagagagagagagagagagagagatttatgtGGAAAAAGGGGAGGAAGCATGGCATGAGAAAGAGCTTTTTCTGGTGACAGATAAAAGCAAGGCAATGATGGTGACCTGTTGCCAAGTTGCGCATGGAGGTCAATGACCATTTTCTCTTCATACTCGGACAAAAGGCCTCTCTTCAAGTCTGGCCTCAGGTAATTGGTCCACCTCAGCCTGCAACTCTTTCCACACCGCAGCAGTCCTGCAAATGTTCCCCATCATCATCTCGATAACATTACCCATCCTCTCATTTCTTTCCCACGGATAATGAATGCATTGCGATCGacttaaatttcataaatgtccATTTTGATTGTCTCTTCGACTCATTTATGAAACAAACACTTCTTTCGAGTCTGCGAAAGTTGGGTTAGAAAgatggaaagaagaagaaaatctgAAGGAGTGAAAGCTTAAGCCACTATGAAGAGGTCGTGATTAGATTGCGATGCacggttagagagagagaggggagagagagagagagagaccagcAAGCTTGGGAACAGCCCGCCAACAGCATTGGCCATGGGTGAGGATGAAGTTGATGAGCTTCTTGTCCTCTTCAGCTGTCCATGGCCCTTTCTTCAATCCAACTTTGTCACAGCACGGTTGTCTTCCCATTCTTCGGctctccctctccttttctctctgcGATCGCCcacccaaaaaccaaaaacaaggaAACAAGAGACAAAGCTTTATTCCCTCTTTGTCGAGATGTTCTCTCACCAACCCCTCCTCACCTCTCAACCTTCTATTTCTATGCAATTCCAAGCAATACTTGAAAAGCTAGGCCACCAAGAAAAACTAGCAAACACTACTCAGAGAGATCccgccgagagagagagagagagagagagagagagagattgcaacACAACAGGATAGAATACATGGGGCACCAACCCCTTTATATAATCGAACTCACTCTCTAGATGGCCCCCGGCTTGGTGCTCATCATtgttaattttctatttctatctTTGTATATTGTTTTGGGCTCTTCACGACTCTCGGAatatgcattttcctttttgtcgtttcgtatttcttcttttctttcgcGAGTGGGCGTGTATAATTCTGACTTTGGCCACTTGTCGCTAACTCGGCAAGAGCGACGCGTGAGGAGAGGGCTCCCGCAACAACGTCCACTTCAGAAAGCGCCACCTCACCACATTCGTTGCTGCAGTTTCAAGTGTTCGCGGGTGTGCCCGAGAAGCTGACTCCCTCTTCACAAAACACCTCCGTTCATCATCCCGTCTCCATCGGAGAGCTTGTTGTATTGCTTCCCCAAGTTATATCATTGTCTTTTCGTGCATTCAAACATCGTGGATCGTTCTCTTATCATTTATCACATTGCAATAGCAATGCTAAAGTTTATAAAAGGTGCACGGTTTCCTAGTAGTGGGGTTATCCATATTTTCCCCTTGCATAAAAAAATGTTCTGTGCTTCAAGACAACTAGGTGAATAGCTTATTCATCTGCGGTAGCATTCGATGTACTTGAGGCTCGTCATGTCATGATATTCCTCTTGGAAGCTATGACTTTATAGTTAAGACATGGAGTTTAGACAAGAGACAATAATGATTTTCTCAACATAAGCGTATGTATAAGGGGATAATTGTCTGAAaattcctaaacttattgctCGACGGCCAATTCAATtccaaacatttcaattgtgccgatttagttctaaactttttgataacTTGCcattttaatcctaaaccttttaacagcttgccaatttaattattccagccaattttgatcAGAATTCACTAACGTGAATGCTAACCATCCTATATAGCATGGTTAGGATTGCcttgaataattttttgttttttttttctctttttttttttccttttcttttcccttagCCTGTGACTAGTATTTGGTCATGGCTAGCGACCGACTATAGGCAAGGGCATGTGAGGGGTTGACCCTCGTAACATGGGCGAGGGTtaccctcaccagatctagggAGGGCGACTCTTGGGAGCCATGGTTCAGTATTGGTCGCTGGCCAAAGGGTAAGTaagcataaaaaagaaaaaaaaagattaaaaaaaaaaacaaaatttttccaTATCAGTATCGGTCACACCATGTAGGATGATCGACAATTGCCGATGTCCACATCTAtgattttaactaaaattgatcGGGAGGACTAAACTAGCATgtcgtcaaaagatttatgactaaattggcatgttatcaaaatatttatgactaaattgaaaaaattaaaaggtctAGAATCGAATTGGCCGCCGTACAATAGGTTCAAGACTTTTCAGATCCATTTCCTCACATAATGGTCATGTCACGTTAGagaaaataccacaaaaatttcatgatggaattttttttttttcgatcctACCATGTATCATGACAAGACGAGTCTAACTCTCTCCTACAAGTTTCGGAAATTATACCTAAACAAAATGGTTCAATTCAGATAAGGTGTGGACTCTCATGTCCAGTTCTCGTATTCCCAAGAAAATCGAACGAGTGAGTTGAGATAAGACACCGGGTTTGGTTGCCGACGTTGTCCCTTAGAAATGAAGGGTTTTCTGAGATCATCTCTGGACATTTGAGGTTGTGCCATCAAAACGAAAGGAATGTTGACGAGGGTTCAGTTAGACCTGAAGGCACCTTTGCTCCGACTTCTTTCATTTATCTCGTGCCTTCTGAGAAGGCGAAATGCCATCTCGGTGCTTGCTTCACTTAATTTGGCTGACTTTGGCCTTTTTAACTTTGACTTCAGCCATATTCTTGCGAATCCTCCTCAAATTCTACGGAATTCGGTGGGTTGGCGGAGAAATTATAAGGAATTCAGTAGATAAAAATATCAAGGACCAATGAGAAAGTGGGATGACATGAGGTCTCGATACTATCTGCAATGACGTAAAGGAGTCTaatcaatcttaaatttattgtatgaatgtcgattcagtcctaaattttttaattttattaattgaggcATAAACCTTGGCTTGAAACTCTAATATAGTCCTTTCGACTAACTTTCGATGAAACGCTGATATGACAGATGCCACGTGGGATGACAGGTGATAATTGAACTGCTATGTCAGTGATTTTCGGcgaaaattgattgaaataactACATTGGAATTTCGCATAAAGTTTTAGGACCGAATTGATAAaactaaaaagtttaggattaaattggtatccGAACAATAGGCCTATGATCAACTTGAGTAATTTTCCCCTGTTCATGGCAAATTGAGCTAATTTTACTAAATTGAGGGAGTCAattgaggaaaataaagaacaagCAAGGAAAATGGAGATAAATTCCAAATACTAAGAGCCAAAGTGCAGTTACTCATTCGTATGTAGATCGTAATCTCGACTGGCGACTCCGGGCGGTTGAAGCCAAAATGGGACAGCTTGTGGACGTAGGTCATTATCCTCTCGACAAAACGACCGAAGTTCTCTCGCAAAATGTCAATGATGAGGATCAATGGCATACAATGccaaaaaggaaattaagaCCTTTTGGTTTATACGCGAGTTCTTCGGTCAATATTCTCCATTGGCCTTTTCAGTTCagattttttttaaggaatgtcctcatatacCTGTTCACCaaccaaatttcaaaatatgacaatttCACGATACGTTTATTTcgcagaaaatgaatgatttagataACATGTTCTttaaaaatgatcgtttgtatggctaataaaaataaatgaaccaaaaattatttttattgtccacgaaaatatttagatatatattttatcaataatataaatattttgtatCGATTAACATATAAGTTATcgtttttaaggaaaaaaaatttccaagtcatttattttttgctaaaCAAAAGAAGCCTCAGTGCATTGTTCGGTGACATGTATAATCAATAGTTTACAATTTGAGTATATCCTCAATAAGAAGCGTATTGGTGCACTAGTTCACAAGACTCTTTAAATCAATATGCTTGAACTCATGATGACATCTGGTGCTAGCTCTTTAATACTCGTTTAAGATACATAAATCCTGCTAGAGTTTTTCGGTGTTCCATAAATCGGTTAGGATTTGCTGTCTAGATTAATATTATAGGGTGGTCCACAGGAAAGAGCTCAAGTTCATGTTCATCAGCATACCTAGTTAATTAGGGCGAATTGTTTAAAAAGCTCTAAATCTATCGTACGACAGCTAATTCAGTCATACAAATTTTAATTGTACCAACTTAGTCCTAAACCATTTGaagatttgtcaatatagttattttgattaattttgatcgaaaatcatTTACATGTACGTTGTTCATTTTACGTGGCATGACTGGTACTAATAtggataaattttaaatttttattaatttcttttcttttcttttttcttttgttaaggaCCGCGACATTGGCAAAGGATCAACAGTCCCCACCAGCTCTTaacaataaaaaaggaaaagaaaaaaaaattaaattaattacgCGTTAGATATGGCTTCGGATCTTGGCGTGTGTGAACAACCAGTTTTTCTCTAGATATTTTTAGTGAGGCTATTGTTATGTCAAGTCATGAGATACATCGATCGCCAAATGAAAGAAGGAACTTATGTAAGCAGACGTGTTTCAATGGCCGGACAATCGTAAGAATAAAGACTTAGTTACGGCATTAGTCATCTGAAAAAGACAATGCATAAATGTGAAGCCCGGCGGGTCGTTGGGGTTAATCAATCTTCCACCTCCAAGTACTCTTCTTTCGTACAAAGAGGAACGTGCTGGGCCGAATAAGCCAGTCGCGATTGCCCCCATGGTGGTCCATTGATTGAGCTGTGATTGAGAAGAATAGAAATGGGAGACTCGCATCAATTGACGACTCGAGTTTTACTTTGTGTCGTCTGCTTATGATCTAGGCCCTAGCAGACCTTCAACGTTCTCCAACCTCTATCTGCCGTCTCCGTGTTTTCGTCCTTCTTTGAAGAACGATCGCAATCCATTGTTCTGGAAAAGCGGCACGATGATTTTTGGATTTGTATAATGGTCATGAGGAATTAATCTATTTGCCAGCTGCGTCATGCTACAGCTTTTAACTTTGACCAGCTCAAATAAGCCGACGCCGGTAGACTCtcctttgtgttttctttttcacctctTTTTTTGGGTAGATGCACCGTCGGTGGAGATTTGTTTTCTTTGACgcgaatataattaattaacaTCATTGCTGTTGGAGTATCCATGTCCCTTGATTATTATTTGCTCTTCGTGTACATGCAGTCTCCTTTCCCTTATCTGTTAGGCTTCCGGGTCGGGCCTTTGGGCAATCAAATGTCTATACGTGAAGCCAACCGAGTCTTTATACGGGTCATGAGATCAACAACGTTTGTGTAAAATGATCTTCTCGCTGATGATGAACCCGATGGTTTCAAACTAATCGTGGGCTCCCAAAGGAACAGAAGCTCGGAAGCTCCTATCGGATAGTGATTCAGTGTCGCGAGATCTAAACCACACGCCTGTGGTCACATGAGAGAGATACATTGAAATGTAATATATAAACCAAATAGTCTCATTTGCACGATATTCGCTGACGAGTTAGGCAGCTCCTCGAGGAGGGGATCGCAATACTACTACCTTTTCCCCTTTCATTTTCCATATCTGGGTAGAAGCGTCCCTGGTAAACTTGACCTCTAAAGTTTTAAAGCTCTTCTTGTCTTTCTTGCGTGGAGATGGGAAAATTTTCTCGATCCCGCGTGAAGAACAGCTGCCACGCCCTATGCGCGTTGAGGATTCGCATAAAATTGACCACCACTGTTCAACCATCATTTTCTATATCAATCCAATAGAAAAGATTTGAAATTGTCTTGGAATCGAATAGGGTTGACCAACGAGCTCCAACATCTTACTAGCTTCGCAACCACTTCGCtttaacctctctctctctctctctctctctctctctcggatgaAATAAGAGATGGTTGATGTGAGCGAAGATATTAATGACTTCCCTTGAATATACGAGCCGACCCTATGCCCTGTTCCGTGCGGGCTCTTCAAGAAAAAGTTTTGACGAGCCTCGGTTTGATCAGATTATAATAAGGTTGCGGCTCGTGATTGTCTTCGGCTTGTCGAGCACACGTGCATGGATGGTCCCTCTCCTGTTGTATGTCTGTGTCTGCTCACCCTAGACGGCGGTGGCCACTTGTCAAAAAGGATAGCGCACCATACACCACTTTGAAGGTCCAAAACATTGACTAAATCGACTCCTATGCAAAGCATGCCGAATGGTACGCAGCTTGGTCGTTTGTATTCCGAAGGCTATCGCCGCGGGCAAAACCGACCTTGGTGATAGTAAAAGCACATGAACGAGGTCTCAGACGCATAAACAAAGAATGGCCAGTCAACAAGGGTGGTTTTTagtcaaaaggaaaatgataatatcggTGCCGTGGGATACTTGGCGTCAACGGGGTAAAAATCAtgcagaaaaaccaaaaagaatcTTCTCACGTCAATTTTTCGTTTTGTTGAACGATGAAAAGGTGGTGGTGGGCCTGGTGGCAGTGGGCTTTGGGCTCTTCTTGTCTATTTGCGAGTGGGGAAAGAAACTTTGGCACCCCTGTTTTTTCAGTCTTCACGGCGGGATTTTGATTGGTCGTTGTTCTTCGCGTTTCGCTGTGCAATTAAAGGCATCCGACGAAATATATTTTCGCATAAATCTTTGTAATTGTCCGCTAAAACAGGTAAACATCAAAGAGAACTTTCCTACGCTTTTATTATAGCTTCTAGACAAAGGAACGTACTAGCCCCCATTCTACTTTCCCCCCAGGAGCCCCCACCAGATTTTCCAAGATGGATGACCCTATTGACTTCGAAAGATGATCGTCTTCCATGAGGTCATCATGGCGTGGACATGTCGTAAGCGTTCCTTGGTTATAAATTGTTCTTGGGCCAATAGGGTGTTAGCATTTCAATTCAGTTCGATTCGGATTTTCAGCTTACCCGAATCGAACCAAATTGTTTTGGTGTGTATTAGCTTTGAATTGAATAGTCCCCCAAACCAAATATAACCCAAAGCGAAGGCTCAGTTCggttcaatttttcaattttcttttttgaaatattaaaaagagatttagtagaaaaggaaagagactGTGTGaattgtaatattaagaagataAACGATTTTTAGTTCGATTCGGTAACTATTCAAActataataaaaacaaaaagatagttatctttttattatatgAATCAAAACCCAAATCGAATTGAAAATACACGAAAATTCTATTCAATTCGGACCAGTTTGGTTCTAACACCCCTAGGGCCAATATGCGATGCATCTATCCATTATGAGTAAATACTAGGAGAATGATCAATCTCTTGTAAATTAGAGTCATATATATCACTCTCAGCAAGGCTATGTATTGTTAAGGAGGAACTTGTCGTGATATATTCATATTCATAATCAAGCTTGTTGGGTTATTAACATGAAAAGATAGTTAATAAAGATATGGTCCGTTGTTTGGGACCAACGTTTGAGTACTCCTTTCAAAAGCTTTGCTAATTTGAATTCGAGCTAAGTTGGACGAATAAATTTGGGCACGGATTGTTGTGGTGTGGAGGCTGCCTAGGAGTCCCGATGCATTGTTATGAAGGAATAATAGCTTGAGATTCCTTCATGGACCATTTGGTAATTTGAAGTGAAAATAAATAGACATGAAAgtgaatgaaaataataataagtaaTTACGAAATCTCGTTACCTATTTGAATCTCATCAATCGTATGCAAACTGTTTTGCATCAAGATCACTTGTCCCATCCAAATATCCGGACTAAACTGGCTTATGGCACTTGCAAGTATTCCATGATCTTCATGTAGCTCTTTGTCTGTGTTCACGTAAATCTTAGTACAGCTCTGTGTGATAGCTTAAGGAGAAAATTCACCGGACCTCCTCATCAGTTTTGCCGGGGGGCTTACCAGCTATCTCAGCAGACGCCCCCGTCAATCTGAGTACGGCCCTTTGTGTTTGTCGTTTCCCTTTTGTATCGATCTTCTTCTAGATAGGCATCTTCTGCAGGATTTTCTCGTGCAATTTTTTTCTGCTCCGGTCCGTGTGCTTCGGAGTCAGGACAGGCGACTTTGGACGACTTGGAAAAATCATGGACTAACAAAAGCCAGAAAAAAGAAGCTTCTTTTGTTTTATAAGAAAATTATGCAAAGTTCATCGAACTTAATCATATTAAGTAACACGGACCAGACCGGAGTTTAGATATTTTCAGTTATGAAAACAGATTTCCACATAGGCCGTAATACTTGATTATTCTGTTATATAATCTAAATATAGAGCATCAACATCATTGTCGTCCTATGGGACACTTCTTTGTCCGATCTCCAAGAACTCGAATTCCAGCTAAGCTAACTTTCTTGAGGCTATTGTCAAGGCCCTCTTGCCAAGGAATTAACTCATTACGACGGGGCAAGAGTGCTGTGCCAACCCTTTTATAGTATCCCATGTCTCATGTCTACGTTCTTTGTATACATGCCGTCATTGTCTGCCTATAAGCTTAAATTTCATGTAATCTCTATGTATATTTGGTCTTCCCTCATTCGATACTCTCAAAAGTTCAGTGAAAATCAGAAACTCTCGATCCCCATTGGTTTGTCGAGATCCCTCAAAGCATTGAAAATCAATAAGGGTTCATATTCATGCTCCTGAATTTTGGGCCACATGTCACTAACTTTGTGGGCTTACGACTTGCAGTTGAAAGCGGCAGTTTTAGTGGACTTACGGTTGTGGGCTAATGGATCGAGATGTTTAACCCCAACCCCACCCCTCCCCCCCGGGGTGGCGCACGATCGATGCTGTCAAAAATGCCGTGAACCAGCGAAAAGGATGCTGAGGCCCAATGGGGATGCTGTCAAAAGTTGTACTTCATTGTTAAAGTTCAAATTGCATAATGCAACCATTCGTTCTGG
The window above is part of the Eucalyptus grandis isolate ANBG69807.140 chromosome 6, ASM1654582v1, whole genome shotgun sequence genome. Proteins encoded here:
- the LOC104449723 gene encoding transcription factor MYB20, producing the protein MGRQPCCDKVGLKKGPWTAEEDKKLINFILTHGQCCWRAVPKLAGLLRCGKSCRLRWTNYLRPDLKRGLLSEYEEKMVIDLHAQLGNRWSKIASHLPGRTDNEIKNHWNTHIKKKLKKMGIDPLTHKPLVTNNDNTTDQQPPQAAQTHPQESTDPEPTLSSSTNDASSQTDRNKVDLESPPTMTESKEEERSTLDDAMEAINSFLCSDDVPLIDPSEILVPSSSSSSSSYSTSPSSSWEDNKIFEDLHLPFMDWPQGDFCEDNNSNDSFGFWKDEDFSWDMLINADPVLDQTSASYTGLL